One Chaetodon auriga isolate fChaAug3 chromosome 14, fChaAug3.hap1, whole genome shotgun sequence genomic window carries:
- the ddhd1a gene encoding phospholipase DDHD1 isoform X2 gives MSSFNITTKTSTLSSSLSSDGKGSPVGVDATNNNNKEWGLGSDVFSFCHEMSPMDDAMQAGMSSVQSGLDGHLPLLHARHHGSQDGLLLDLGSPTAYLDSSSLEYSDNDGSNAGPLFERRKRSRSNSSRHRFSEVVTELGPEEVRWFYKEDKKTWKPFVGHDSLKIELMFRKYCELNPGAAGSQVSAGEDECRNNGVESRGLNGAVPVETRTSSVHGGRGSLDTSTVSSDERDLDSVEINVEPVCVRGGLYEVDVKDRECSPVYWKQQDHIPVMRGQWFIDGTWLPLEEEESDLIEQEHLNHFRGQQMQDTFETDLVVRTVDSKDAIHSLKLSRTHVDWHSVDEVYLYSDATTSKIARTVTQKLGFSKASSSGTRLHRGYVEEASPEDRPPLTTHVVFVVHGIGQKMDQGRIIKNTGMLREGVRKMEEKHFSEHNDEHVEFLPVEWRSKLALDGDTVDSITPDKVRGLRDLLNSSAMDIMYYNSPLYRDEITKGLTQELNRLYTLFCSRNPEFEERGGKVSIVSHSLGCVITYDIMTGWDPVRFCLQEHHAVEDELDLRWMSYEERHLLEQLRHTRTRLRELENQLLTLEASKPSAPPALKFKVENFFCVGSPLAVFLALRGIRPGTSCHQDHILPTTICSRLFNVFHPTDPVAYRLEPLILKHYSNIAPIQIHWCSATNPTPYDEIRPTFLNPVKDPTSDTESIPSPSTSPVLPRRHYGESITSLGKASILGAASIGKGIGGILFSRFSRSNSQPSVSLGLEGGANAEEDEQKRTESQSAYGLSSMIRPTSPIADTSLELERRIDFELREGLVESRYWSAVTSHTGYWCSHDIALFLLTFIYKQKAASSDPAEDTPEPD, from the exons ATGAGCAGTTTCAACATTACAACCAAGACCTCCACATTGAGCTCCTCTTTGAGCAGCGACGGAAAAGGTTCACCGGTCGGCGTCGAcgccaccaacaacaacaacaaggagtGGGGACTGGGAAGCGATGTGTTCTCGTTCTGTCACGAGATGAGTCCCATGGACGATGCGATGCAGGCGGGGATGTCCTCAGTCCAGTCGGGACTGGACGGGCACCTGCCGCTTCTCCACGCCAGACACCACGGCTCCCAGGACGGGCTGTTGTTGGACCTGGGCTCCCCGACAGCCTACCTCGACAGCAGCTCCCTGGAGTACAGCGACAACGACGGGAGCAACGCTGGTCCGTTGTTCGAGAGGAGAAAGAGGTCGCGGTCCAACAGCTCCAGACACCGCTTCAGCGAGGTGGTCACGGAGCTGGGTCCGGAGGAGGTGCGGTGGTTTTACAAGGAGGACAAGAAAACGTGGAAGCCCTTTGTCGGGCACGACTCCCTTAAAATCGAGCTTATGTTTCGGAAATACTGTGAGCTGAACCCTGGTGCAGCAGGCTCCCAGGTCAGCGCCGGGGAGGACGAGTGCCGTAATAACGGCGTGGAGAGCAGAGGGCTGAACGGTGCAGTGCCGGTGGAGACCAGGACCAGCAGTGTGCACGGAGGCCGGGGCTCCCTGGACACATCCACCGTGTCCTCAGACGAGAGGGACCTTGACAGCGTTGAAATCAACGTGGAGCCTGTTTGTGTTCGAGGAGGACTCTATGAGGTGGACGTTAAAGACAGGGAATGCAGTCCTGTTTATTGGAAGC AGCAAGACCACATTCCAGTCATGAGAGGCCAGTGGTTTATTGACGGTACCTGGCTCCCgttagaggaagaggaaagtgACCTCATCGAGCAGGAACACCTGAACCACTTTCGCGGGCAGCAAATGCAGGACACCTTCGAGACGGATCTGGTGGTCAGGACCGTCGATAGCAAAGATG CCATCCACAGTCTGAAGCTGAGTCGGACCCATGTGGATTGGCACAGCGTGGATGAGGTTTACCTCTACAGCGATGCCACCACTTCCAAAATTGCACGCACCGTCACCCAGAAACTGGGCTTCTCCAAAG CCTCCAGCAGTGGAACACGGCTCCATCGGGGTTATGTCGAGGAGGCCTCCCCTGAGGACAGACCCCCTCTGACTACACACGTTGTCTTTGTGGTTCACGGGATTGGACAGAAGATGGACCAGGGACGCATTATTAAAAACACTGGAAT GCTGAGGGAGGGCgtgaggaagatggaggagaagcacTTTTCAGAGCACAATGACGAGCATGTGGAGTTCCTGCCTGTCGAGTGGCGCTCTAAGCTTGCACTGGAtggag ATACGGTAGACTCAATAACACCAGACAAAGTGAGAGGACTGAGAGATCTGCTCAACAGCAGCGCCATGGACATCATGTACTACAACAGCCCCCTCTACCGGGATGAG ATTACCAAGGGCCTGACCCAGGAGCTAAACAGACTGTACACACTTTTCTGCTCCCGGAACCCAGAGTTTGAGGAGAGGGGAGGCAAAGTGTCCATTGTGTCCCACTCCCTCGGCTGCGTCATCACCTATGACATCATGACCGGGTGGGATCCTGTGCGCTTCTGTCTGCAGGAGCATCACGCTGTGGAGGATGAGCTGGACCTGCGCTGGATGTCCTATGAGGAGAGGCACCTTTTAGAGCAGCTGCGGCACACAAGGACGAG GTTACGAGAGCTGGAAAATCAGCTCCTGACACTGGAAGCCTCTAAACCTTCAGCACCCCCAGCCCTCAAATTTAAG gtggAAAACTTCTTCTGCGTGGGTTCTCCTCTGGCAGTGTTCTTGGCCCTGAGAGGGATTCGCCCTGGTACCAGCTGCCACCAGGACCACATCCTGCCCACCACCATCTGCAGCAGGCTCTTCAATGTCTTCCACCCCACAGACCCTGTG GCCTACAGACTGGAGCCCCTCATCCTCAAACATTACAGCAATATTGCACCAATCCAGATACACTG gtgTAGCGCCACTAACCCCACACCTTACGATGAGATCCGGCCTACCTTCCTGAACCCAGTCAAAGACCCAACATCCGACACTGAGAGCATCCCCAGCCCCAGCACATCTCCTGTCCTCCCCCGCAGGCACTACGGAGAGTCCATCACCAGTCTGGGCAAGGCCAGCATACTGG GAGCGGCGAGCATTGGCAAGGGCATCGGAGGCATCCTCTTCTCACGTTTCTCTCGCTCCAACAGCCAGCCCTCAGTGTCCTTAGGACTTGAGGGAGGGGCAAACGCTGAGGAGGACGAGCAGAAGCGGACAGAAAGCCAGTCAGCATACGGCCTCTCCAGCATGATTCGGCCCACTTCACCCATTGCTGACACATCAC TGGAACTGGAGCGGCGCATCGACTTTGAGCTCCGAGAGGGTCTGGTGGAGAGTCGCTATTGGTCAGCGGTGACCTCACACACAGGTTACTGGTGCTCACATGACATAGCACTCTTCCTGTTGACCTTCATATACAAGCAGAAGGCGGCATCCTCCGACCCGGCAGAAGATACACCAGAGCCAGACTGA
- the ddhd1a gene encoding phospholipase DDHD1 isoform X1 has protein sequence MSSFNITTKTSTLSSSLSSDGKGSPVGVDATNNNNKEWGLGSDVFSFCHEMSPMDDAMQAGMSSVQSGLDGHLPLLHARHHGSQDGLLLDLGSPTAYLDSSSLEYSDNDGSNAGPLFERRKRSRSNSSRHRFSEVVTELGPEEVRWFYKEDKKTWKPFVGHDSLKIELMFRKYCELNPGAAGSQVSAGEDECRNNGVESRGLNGAVPVETRTSSVHGGRGSLDTSTVSSDERDLDSVEINVEPVCVRGGLYEVDVKDRECSPVYWKQQDHIPVMRGQWFIDGTWLPLEEEESDLIEQEHLNHFRGQQMQDTFETDLVVRTVDSKDVLSHLPPFYLPFLFKWSGYQTSAKTTCHKRKRCQAIHSLKLSRTHVDWHSVDEVYLYSDATTSKIARTVTQKLGFSKASSSGTRLHRGYVEEASPEDRPPLTTHVVFVVHGIGQKMDQGRIIKNTGMLREGVRKMEEKHFSEHNDEHVEFLPVEWRSKLALDGDTVDSITPDKVRGLRDLLNSSAMDIMYYNSPLYRDEITKGLTQELNRLYTLFCSRNPEFEERGGKVSIVSHSLGCVITYDIMTGWDPVRFCLQEHHAVEDELDLRWMSYEERHLLEQLRHTRTRLRELENQLLTLEASKPSAPPALKFKVENFFCVGSPLAVFLALRGIRPGTSCHQDHILPTTICSRLFNVFHPTDPVAYRLEPLILKHYSNIAPIQIHWCSATNPTPYDEIRPTFLNPVKDPTSDTESIPSPSTSPVLPRRHYGESITSLGKASILGAASIGKGIGGILFSRFSRSNSQPSVSLGLEGGANAEEDEQKRTESQSAYGLSSMIRPTSPIADTSLELERRIDFELREGLVESRYWSAVTSHTGYWCSHDIALFLLTFIYKQKAASSDPAEDTPEPD, from the exons ATGAGCAGTTTCAACATTACAACCAAGACCTCCACATTGAGCTCCTCTTTGAGCAGCGACGGAAAAGGTTCACCGGTCGGCGTCGAcgccaccaacaacaacaacaaggagtGGGGACTGGGAAGCGATGTGTTCTCGTTCTGTCACGAGATGAGTCCCATGGACGATGCGATGCAGGCGGGGATGTCCTCAGTCCAGTCGGGACTGGACGGGCACCTGCCGCTTCTCCACGCCAGACACCACGGCTCCCAGGACGGGCTGTTGTTGGACCTGGGCTCCCCGACAGCCTACCTCGACAGCAGCTCCCTGGAGTACAGCGACAACGACGGGAGCAACGCTGGTCCGTTGTTCGAGAGGAGAAAGAGGTCGCGGTCCAACAGCTCCAGACACCGCTTCAGCGAGGTGGTCACGGAGCTGGGTCCGGAGGAGGTGCGGTGGTTTTACAAGGAGGACAAGAAAACGTGGAAGCCCTTTGTCGGGCACGACTCCCTTAAAATCGAGCTTATGTTTCGGAAATACTGTGAGCTGAACCCTGGTGCAGCAGGCTCCCAGGTCAGCGCCGGGGAGGACGAGTGCCGTAATAACGGCGTGGAGAGCAGAGGGCTGAACGGTGCAGTGCCGGTGGAGACCAGGACCAGCAGTGTGCACGGAGGCCGGGGCTCCCTGGACACATCCACCGTGTCCTCAGACGAGAGGGACCTTGACAGCGTTGAAATCAACGTGGAGCCTGTTTGTGTTCGAGGAGGACTCTATGAGGTGGACGTTAAAGACAGGGAATGCAGTCCTGTTTATTGGAAGC AGCAAGACCACATTCCAGTCATGAGAGGCCAGTGGTTTATTGACGGTACCTGGCTCCCgttagaggaagaggaaagtgACCTCATCGAGCAGGAACACCTGAACCACTTTCGCGGGCAGCAAATGCAGGACACCTTCGAGACGGATCTGGTGGTCAGGACCGTCGATAGCAAAGATG TTCTCTCCCACCTGCCCCCTTTTTACCTCCCTTTTCTGTTCAAATGGAGTGGATATCAGACGAGTGCTAAAACTACATGTCACAAGCGCAAGCGCTGCCAAG CCATCCACAGTCTGAAGCTGAGTCGGACCCATGTGGATTGGCACAGCGTGGATGAGGTTTACCTCTACAGCGATGCCACCACTTCCAAAATTGCACGCACCGTCACCCAGAAACTGGGCTTCTCCAAAG CCTCCAGCAGTGGAACACGGCTCCATCGGGGTTATGTCGAGGAGGCCTCCCCTGAGGACAGACCCCCTCTGACTACACACGTTGTCTTTGTGGTTCACGGGATTGGACAGAAGATGGACCAGGGACGCATTATTAAAAACACTGGAAT GCTGAGGGAGGGCgtgaggaagatggaggagaagcacTTTTCAGAGCACAATGACGAGCATGTGGAGTTCCTGCCTGTCGAGTGGCGCTCTAAGCTTGCACTGGAtggag ATACGGTAGACTCAATAACACCAGACAAAGTGAGAGGACTGAGAGATCTGCTCAACAGCAGCGCCATGGACATCATGTACTACAACAGCCCCCTCTACCGGGATGAG ATTACCAAGGGCCTGACCCAGGAGCTAAACAGACTGTACACACTTTTCTGCTCCCGGAACCCAGAGTTTGAGGAGAGGGGAGGCAAAGTGTCCATTGTGTCCCACTCCCTCGGCTGCGTCATCACCTATGACATCATGACCGGGTGGGATCCTGTGCGCTTCTGTCTGCAGGAGCATCACGCTGTGGAGGATGAGCTGGACCTGCGCTGGATGTCCTATGAGGAGAGGCACCTTTTAGAGCAGCTGCGGCACACAAGGACGAG GTTACGAGAGCTGGAAAATCAGCTCCTGACACTGGAAGCCTCTAAACCTTCAGCACCCCCAGCCCTCAAATTTAAG gtggAAAACTTCTTCTGCGTGGGTTCTCCTCTGGCAGTGTTCTTGGCCCTGAGAGGGATTCGCCCTGGTACCAGCTGCCACCAGGACCACATCCTGCCCACCACCATCTGCAGCAGGCTCTTCAATGTCTTCCACCCCACAGACCCTGTG GCCTACAGACTGGAGCCCCTCATCCTCAAACATTACAGCAATATTGCACCAATCCAGATACACTG gtgTAGCGCCACTAACCCCACACCTTACGATGAGATCCGGCCTACCTTCCTGAACCCAGTCAAAGACCCAACATCCGACACTGAGAGCATCCCCAGCCCCAGCACATCTCCTGTCCTCCCCCGCAGGCACTACGGAGAGTCCATCACCAGTCTGGGCAAGGCCAGCATACTGG GAGCGGCGAGCATTGGCAAGGGCATCGGAGGCATCCTCTTCTCACGTTTCTCTCGCTCCAACAGCCAGCCCTCAGTGTCCTTAGGACTTGAGGGAGGGGCAAACGCTGAGGAGGACGAGCAGAAGCGGACAGAAAGCCAGTCAGCATACGGCCTCTCCAGCATGATTCGGCCCACTTCACCCATTGCTGACACATCAC TGGAACTGGAGCGGCGCATCGACTTTGAGCTCCGAGAGGGTCTGGTGGAGAGTCGCTATTGGTCAGCGGTGACCTCACACACAGGTTACTGGTGCTCACATGACATAGCACTCTTCCTGTTGACCTTCATATACAAGCAGAAGGCGGCATCCTCCGACCCGGCAGAAGATACACCAGAGCCAGACTGA